A single genomic interval of Chryseobacterium paludis harbors:
- the ruvC gene encoding crossover junction endodeoxyribonuclease RuvC — protein sequence MIAEKIILGIDPGTAIMGFGIISVKKGQMEMISIHELILKKYPNHETKLKYIFDKTLALIDEYHPDEVALEAPFFGKNVQSMLKLGRAQGVAMAASLHRNIPITEYSPKKIKMAITGNGNASKEQVAGMLQNLLKLKEFPTKYLDASDGLAVAVCHHFNSGTIANTKSFSGWESFLKQNPDRLK from the coding sequence ATGATTGCAGAAAAGATAATTTTAGGAATTGACCCGGGCACTGCCATAATGGGTTTTGGGATTATTTCCGTTAAAAAAGGTCAGATGGAAATGATTTCCATCCATGAGCTTATTCTCAAAAAATATCCTAACCACGAAACGAAACTGAAATATATCTTTGATAAGACTTTGGCATTAATCGATGAGTATCATCCGGATGAAGTAGCGCTTGAAGCACCATTCTTTGGTAAGAACGTTCAGAGTATGCTAAAGCTGGGGCGTGCACAGGGCGTAGCTATGGCAGCAAGCCTGCATAGAAATATTCCTATTACGGAGTATTCTCCGAAAAAAATAAAAATGGCGATCACAGGAAATGGAAATGCCAGTAAAGAACAGGTTGCGGGAATGCTTCAAAATCTTTTAAAGCTAAAAGAATTCCCCACGAAATATCTTGATGCATCAGATGGTCTAGCCGTAGCTGTTTGTCATCATTTTAATTCCGGAACAATTGCAAATACCAAGTCATTTTCCGGTTGGGAAAGTTTTTTAAAGCAAAATCCGGATCGGTTAAAATAG
- a CDS encoding T9SS type A sorting domain-containing protein, with the protein MKKTLFLLLVSTFCFSQTFQTVSLLNNGSNANRINIAVLGDGFTSAQQTNFVSSAQSTVNYLFTKSPYTEYKNYFNAYAVKVVSTQSGVKHPGTATDVTEPVIPVSNPTNYLGSSFDFGVHRCIYSNSTNTVAQVLAANVPDYDITYVLGNSTEYGGCGGTYAFASLNSAANEIVVHELGHSFGKLADEYWFSGSGESPNKTQNSNTATIKWKNWLGLNSVGVYPYTESPSWYRPHQNCEMRYLDRQFCSVCKEAIIERIHSLVSPIDSYTPANSSNLNGNAAVTFTVNEVLPIPNTLVNSWKLNGTALSSTSNSLTVSPSQLVTGLNTLIFSVTDNTSLIKVTGHSAVHFATVTWKLNKTSTLKISDVNAEERRFGIYPNPAENEFYIKGKQDFSKNAKVVLYDGSGRLIPVKFEMNNASTIRVNITAIPTGTYTLSVTDEGGLVISQKIIKE; encoded by the coding sequence ATGAAAAAAACTTTATTTCTATTACTTGTCAGTACGTTCTGTTTTTCACAGACATTTCAGACTGTATCGCTTCTTAATAACGGATCTAATGCCAATCGTATTAATATTGCGGTTTTAGGTGATGGTTTTACCTCTGCACAGCAAACTAATTTTGTGTCGTCCGCACAATCTACGGTCAATTATCTTTTTACAAAGAGTCCTTACACAGAATATAAGAATTATTTTAATGCTTATGCAGTGAAAGTTGTTTCTACACAAAGTGGAGTGAAACATCCTGGAACAGCAACAGATGTTACAGAGCCTGTAATTCCCGTATCTAACCCTACCAACTATTTGGGATCTTCCTTTGATTTCGGTGTTCACCGATGTATTTACAGTAATTCGACCAACACGGTAGCGCAGGTTTTAGCGGCTAACGTACCGGATTATGATATTACGTACGTTCTTGGAAATTCTACAGAATATGGGGGTTGTGGCGGAACATATGCATTCGCTTCATTAAACAGTGCTGCCAATGAAATTGTGGTCCATGAGCTTGGGCATTCTTTTGGAAAACTGGCTGATGAGTATTGGTTTTCAGGATCTGGAGAATCTCCTAATAAAACTCAAAACTCCAATACCGCTACCATCAAATGGAAAAACTGGTTAGGGTTGAATAGTGTAGGAGTGTATCCTTATACGGAAAGCCCTTCATGGTATCGTCCACATCAGAATTGCGAGATGAGATATCTTGACAGACAATTCTGTTCGGTATGTAAAGAAGCTATTATTGAAAGAATACACTCGCTGGTTTCTCCGATAGATTCTTATACGCCGGCAAATAGCAGCAATTTAAATGGTAATGCAGCAGTGACCTTTACTGTGAATGAAGTTTTACCAATACCAAATACATTAGTAAATTCATGGAAACTGAATGGAACTGCTCTTTCTTCAACGAGTAACTCATTAACAGTTTCTCCATCACAGCTAGTTACGGGTCTTAACACCCTGATTTTTTCAGTAACTGATAACACGTCTTTAATAAAAGTTACAGGTCATAGTGCTGTTCATTTTGCTACAGTGACCTGGAAATTGAATAAAACATCAACATTGAAAATTTCCGACGTTAATGCAGAAGAAAGAAGATTCGGAATATATCCTAATCCGGCTGAGAATGAATTTTATATTAAAGGTAAACAGGATTTTTCAAAAAATGCTAAAGTGGTATTGTATGATGGATCGGGTAGGCTGATCCCTGTAAAATTTGAGATGAACAATGCATCAACGATTCGTGTTAATATCACTGCGATTCCAACAGGAACTTATACCTTAAGTGTAACAGATGAGGGCGGCTTGGTTATTTCTCAGAAAATCATAAAAGAATAA
- a CDS encoding zinc-dependent metalloprotease, translated as MKKIILCFALMFSVNAFSQNIQNICGFDQIMKKMDARHPELKKDREAVEAKLVAMNKQAYLNKVGATTSWNNLYTGQVYEIPVVVHVIESQATANANLHVTDQEIIDWIDRANKMYATTFGNGFYAEGPGADGGNVIPFKLVLAKRSPSCTPTTGIVRYNGSTLPSYDTRGVKVMGTSGVNDYQIKNELAHHWPENSYFNIYVVIGFDGQQQQSGGLMGYANFPNSYAYEYESFMKVATIKSQNNVTLTHELGHAFGLYHTFGDANYTIHSGDPDYCPVTTGDCTVDDDRVCDTERAGAAYYQFPAPSNSQINPCTTQNYQGVQYNIMNYSNTNRKFTQGQRDRAVLLMMEYRKDLLNSTAGKDLSVVIPSPVSIVAAQCNPPSTAHPTNNNFAIGATRVKFGTISSVTNGYDSDEASPSFYDDFASANCIRPAYYTDISATTSTELNVSYSYTFNNQPDKFRTKVWIDYNNNGSFEDSELVVNHLSGNLSGTGMEIITPITPPASAIKNTYLRMRIAVDAATFNSVNLPDLTPCSQLQYGQMEDYAVRIVSTLGTSEVKESSDTKIVYTKSDNKLQLVGGKNATFGDYQIYDMSGKVLQKGTSKTNEVQINQTLPKGVYIINYSDKKESKKFTNN; from the coding sequence ATGAAGAAAATTATCTTATGTTTTGCGTTAATGTTTTCTGTTAATGCATTTTCTCAAAACATACAAAATATTTGTGGTTTTGATCAAATCATGAAAAAAATGGATGCAAGACATCCGGAATTAAAAAAGGATAGAGAGGCTGTGGAAGCAAAATTAGTTGCTATGAACAAACAGGCTTATCTTAATAAAGTAGGAGCTACAACTTCCTGGAATAACCTTTATACTGGTCAGGTATATGAAATCCCTGTTGTTGTGCATGTTATCGAATCTCAAGCAACGGCTAATGCAAATTTACATGTCACTGATCAGGAGATCATTGATTGGATCGACAGAGCAAATAAAATGTATGCTACAACTTTTGGGAATGGTTTTTATGCAGAAGGTCCCGGAGCAGATGGAGGAAATGTAATTCCCTTTAAACTAGTATTGGCTAAAAGGTCTCCAAGCTGTACTCCAACTACAGGTATTGTAAGATATAATGGAAGTACTCTTCCCTCTTATGACACTAGGGGAGTAAAGGTAATGGGTACAAGTGGGGTGAATGATTATCAAATTAAAAATGAATTAGCACACCACTGGCCAGAAAATTCTTATTTTAATATTTATGTTGTAATCGGTTTTGATGGTCAACAACAGCAAAGTGGAGGATTAATGGGATATGCCAATTTCCCAAACTCTTATGCATATGAGTACGAAAGCTTTATGAAAGTTGCTACCATAAAAAGCCAGAACAATGTAACATTAACTCATGAATTAGGACATGCATTCGGTTTATACCATACTTTCGGAGATGCCAATTATACAATTCACAGTGGTGATCCAGACTATTGTCCTGTAACTACTGGTGATTGTACAGTAGATGATGATAGGGTGTGTGATACGGAAAGAGCGGGAGCTGCTTATTATCAATTTCCGGCACCTTCGAACTCTCAGATCAACCCTTGTACTACCCAAAATTATCAGGGAGTACAGTATAATATTATGAATTATAGTAATACCAATCGAAAGTTTACTCAGGGACAAAGAGACCGAGCTGTTTTACTAATGATGGAGTATAGAAAAGATTTACTTAATTCAACAGCAGGTAAGGACTTATCAGTTGTAATTCCGTCGCCTGTTTCTATAGTTGCAGCACAGTGTAATCCGCCAAGTACTGCACATCCAACGAATAATAATTTTGCGATCGGAGCTACACGTGTGAAGTTCGGTACCATAAGCAGTGTGACTAATGGATATGATTCTGATGAGGCATCTCCTTCATTTTACGATGATTTCGCTTCTGCAAACTGTATTAGACCTGCATACTATACAGATATTTCTGCTACTACAAGTACAGAATTAAACGTATCCTATTCATATACTTTTAACAATCAACCTGATAAGTTTAGAACAAAGGTTTGGATAGATTATAATAACAACGGATCTTTTGAAGATTCTGAACTTGTTGTTAATCATTTGTCGGGTAACTTGTCAGGGACGGGAATGGAGATCATTACTCCTATTACACCTCCTGCCAGTGCAATAAAAAATACTTATTTAAGAATGAGAATTGCAGTAGATGCAGCCACTTTCAATTCAGTAAACCTTCCTGATCTTACACCATGTTCTCAGCTACAATATGGACAAATGGAAGACTATGCAGTAAGAATTGTAAGTACATTAGGAACATCTGAAGTTAAAGAAAGTTCAGATACTAAGATCGTTTACACAAAATCTGATAATAAACTTCAACTTGTAGGTGGGAAGAATGCCACATTTGGAGATTACCAGATTTATGACATGAGCGGTAAAGTATTACAGAAAGGTACTTCTAAAACAAATGAAGTTCAAATCAACCAAACGTTGCCAAAAGGAGTATACATTATTAATTACTCTGATAAAAAAGAATCAAAGAAATTTACAAATAACTAA
- a CDS encoding pyridoxal phosphate-dependent decarboxylase family protein, translating to MKTFLEDDWSEIDHLLETIKTQGVSYLKTLSDRKTSVDHKISSQEESVPESGYGTEKVLEIFNERFEPVIVGSSGPRYWGFVTGGATPASIAGDWLASVYDQNTQSTKGQGDVSAVIEMETIKLILDLLGLPESFLGGFVTGATMSNFTCLAVARQWIGKENGRDIAKDGISVPFKILTATPHSSSLKSLSLLGIGSGNVVKIKTMEGNREAMCMDDLESKIIELHGEPFILISSGGTVNTVDFDDFKAIKELKNKYNFWWHIDAAFGGFAACSDETKHLVEGWEAADSITIDCHKWLNVPYESAVFFVKEQHKILQVETFQNSNAPYLGDPLENFSYLNFLPENSRRLKALPAWFSIMAYGKNGYQEIVESNVSLSRQFGNLIENSTDFKLLAPVRLNTVCFSLKDSADQDKVNEFLERLNNTGKVFMTPTFYNQHKGIRAAFVNWKTNEKDVKLVFDLMNEIMTTFK from the coding sequence ATGAAAACATTCCTGGAAGATGATTGGTCAGAAATTGATCACTTATTAGAAACAATAAAAACACAAGGAGTATCTTATTTAAAAACTTTATCCGACAGAAAGACATCTGTTGATCATAAAATTTCATCTCAAGAAGAATCAGTACCTGAATCAGGATATGGAACAGAAAAAGTATTGGAAATTTTTAATGAAAGATTTGAACCTGTTATTGTTGGATCATCAGGTCCCAGATATTGGGGATTTGTTACAGGGGGAGCTACTCCTGCCTCTATTGCCGGAGACTGGCTAGCTTCTGTATATGATCAGAATACCCAATCGACGAAAGGGCAGGGGGATGTTTCTGCGGTCATAGAAATGGAGACGATCAAATTGATACTTGATCTCTTAGGGCTTCCGGAAAGCTTTTTAGGAGGTTTCGTAACCGGCGCAACGATGTCCAATTTTACCTGTTTGGCAGTAGCAAGACAATGGATTGGGAAAGAAAATGGAAGGGATATTGCAAAAGACGGTATTTCGGTACCTTTCAAGATACTTACCGCCACACCACATTCTTCAAGTTTGAAATCGTTATCTCTCTTGGGAATCGGAAGTGGAAATGTTGTAAAAATTAAAACAATGGAAGGGAACCGGGAAGCGATGTGTATGGATGATCTGGAAAGTAAGATTATAGAATTACATGGTGAACCTTTTATCCTGATTTCAAGCGGTGGAACTGTAAATACAGTGGATTTTGATGATTTTAAAGCGATCAAAGAGCTTAAAAATAAGTATAACTTCTGGTGGCATATAGATGCTGCTTTTGGAGGATTTGCAGCTTGTTCCGATGAAACTAAACATCTCGTGGAAGGCTGGGAGGCCGCAGACAGTATTACAATAGACTGTCATAAATGGTTGAATGTTCCTTATGAAAGTGCTGTTTTTTTCGTAAAAGAACAACACAAAATACTGCAGGTTGAAACTTTTCAGAATTCTAATGCCCCTTATCTGGGTGATCCTCTGGAGAATTTCAGCTATTTAAATTTCTTACCTGAGAATTCAAGAAGATTAAAAGCTTTACCAGCATGGTTTTCAATAATGGCTTATGGCAAAAATGGATATCAGGAAATTGTTGAAAGCAATGTGTCTTTGTCCCGACAATTCGGTAATCTAATTGAGAACAGCACTGACTTTAAGCTTTTAGCTCCGGTAAGACTCAATACGGTTTGTTTTAGTTTGAAAGATAGTGCAGATCAGGATAAGGTTAATGAATTTCTTGAAAGACTTAATAATACCGGAAAGGTATTTATGACTCCCACTTTCTATAATCAGCACAAAGGAATAAGAGCAGCATTTGTTAATTGGAAAACTAATGAAAAAGATGTGAAGCTGGTATTTGATCTAATGAATGAAATCATGACAACATTTAAATAA
- a CDS encoding serine hydrolase domain-containing protein, producing the protein MLKISHLLFPLLVTLSLTACKNAPEYTTKTVDRNAIIDSTITSFKKKLLEKQIDSVFTKYDFNGSIAIFKDSTELYRKENGFSNFENKAKINDSTIFAIGSVSKQFTSVLVLLQMEHGKLNIEDKVSKYLKEFQTKEYENISIHQLLNHTSGLNTLGGKLLFKSGSDFFYSNDGFNTLGKVIEKVSGKSYDENVQELLSKVGMKNSSTGNTFKGKNFASAYLGNKKNAEKIPNMPKRLSGKEIGIPAGGILSTTDDLHRWNNALYGGKILNPETLKKFILKSSERHHAILGKMGYGYGIMLNIGKPTTYFHSGYIKGSPSLNIYYPDSKTSVIILSNIADEAKGKGYIFRPHLEVKKITDAIENTVTDLRKQMIKPDKQNEL; encoded by the coding sequence ATGCTGAAAATTTCCCATTTATTGTTCCCCTTATTAGTCACCCTCTCTTTAACTGCCTGCAAAAATGCACCTGAGTATACTACAAAAACAGTTGATAGAAATGCAATTATAGATTCCACGATAACATCCTTCAAGAAAAAACTATTAGAGAAGCAGATCGATTCTGTTTTCACAAAATATGATTTTAATGGAAGTATCGCCATTTTTAAAGATTCAACAGAGCTATATCGAAAAGAAAATGGGTTTTCCAATTTCGAAAATAAAGCAAAAATAAATGACAGTACAATTTTTGCAATTGGTTCTGTAAGTAAGCAATTTACATCTGTTCTTGTTTTACTTCAAATGGAACATGGAAAGCTCAATATTGAGGATAAAGTTTCAAAATATCTAAAAGAATTTCAGACTAAAGAATATGAAAACATAAGTATCCATCAACTTTTAAATCATACTTCCGGCTTAAATACTTTAGGCGGAAAACTATTGTTTAAAAGTGGTTCAGATTTTTTCTACTCGAATGATGGCTTTAATACTTTAGGGAAGGTCATTGAAAAGGTTTCAGGAAAATCTTATGATGAAAATGTTCAGGAGCTACTTTCAAAAGTGGGAATGAAAAATTCTTCAACAGGAAATACATTCAAAGGCAAAAATTTCGCAAGTGCTTACCTTGGAAATAAGAAGAATGCCGAAAAGATACCCAATATGCCGAAAAGATTAAGTGGAAAAGAAATTGGGATTCCTGCGGGAGGTATTTTATCTACTACTGACGATTTACATCGCTGGAACAATGCATTATACGGTGGAAAGATCTTAAACCCGGAAACTCTTAAAAAGTTCATCTTAAAAAGTTCGGAAAGGCACCATGCTATTTTAGGAAAGATGGGTTATGGATATGGAATCATGCTGAATATAGGAAAACCAACCACTTATTTTCATAGTGGATATATTAAAGGTTCTCCTTCTTTAAACATCTATTATCCTGACTCTAAAACTTCGGTCATTATCCTATCTAATATTGCCGATGAAGCAAAAGGTAAAGGCTATATTTTCAGACCTCATCTTGAGGTAAAGAAAATTACAGATGCCATTGAAAATACAGTTACTGATCTGAGAAAGCAAATGATCAAACCCGATAAGCAAAATGAACTCTGA
- a CDS encoding 2'-5' RNA ligase family protein, with product MKKLYFIAIYPPQQIIDEVKVFKQDLANNYNNPKAIKNDAHITLFPPFSRELKLENDIIAAFERIDTNLAPFEIKLNGFGSFPNPKNPVLFVQPEQNANLTDLYHRVKRQFNFGKYSFTPHMTIGYRDLSYENYLKAWEVYKDKPYKTKFIVDKILVLRYDGKWVPIAEKKLI from the coding sequence ATGAAAAAGTTGTACTTTATAGCTATTTATCCACCACAGCAGATTATTGATGAGGTGAAAGTCTTTAAACAAGATTTAGCCAACAATTACAATAATCCAAAAGCGATTAAAAATGACGCTCACATTACTCTTTTTCCACCTTTTTCAAGAGAACTTAAACTGGAAAATGATATCATTGCTGCATTTGAAAGAATTGATACAAATTTAGCTCCGTTTGAAATTAAGCTGAATGGATTTGGAAGTTTCCCCAACCCTAAAAACCCGGTGCTCTTTGTTCAACCTGAGCAAAACGCAAATTTGACCGATTTGTATCACAGGGTAAAACGGCAATTTAATTTTGGCAAATACTCTTTTACTCCCCATATGACCATTGGTTACAGGGATTTAAGCTATGAAAATTACTTAAAAGCGTGGGAAGTCTATAAAGACAAACCTTACAAAACTAAATTCATAGTTGATAAAATTCTAGTACTTCGTTATGATGGAAAATGGGTTCCAATAGCAGAAAAAAAACTCATATAA
- a CDS encoding M16 family metallopeptidase: MKNLVFGAAVLFFTGSISPVFSQNADAPKFIGNTEGVKEYTINNGMKILLIPDPSQSNMVVNIVYNVGSKDEGYGEKGMAHLLEHMLFKSTKNLGDIKKQLSDKGGQANGTTWYDRTNYYEIFPSSEENLKWSLQMEADRMINATILQTDLDKEFSVVRNEFEIGENNPTRVMIQNVFSNGYVWHNYGNSTIGSKEDIERVKAPTLRKFYEKYYQPDNATLIVAGKFDEKNALKYISDYFSIIKKPTRELGGTYTVEPAQNGEKYFEIKRNNDQQIIAAGYHTSAYADKDFAALSALCEILTSDPSGYLYKNLVEAKKVSSIWTFRPSLRDPGMIYFNFDVPKDKNLDETTKLVRTELDRISLIQFTEDDLKRAKSKLVKEIEDQKNNTINFAINLTEIIGAGNYKLNFLYRDNVENLKLEDINKVAKKYFINNNRTMGVFRPSPNEERVFPTEFRDNQIADLVKDYKGRALEKEPAPFEASIANVKKNLTEGKLSNGMKYGLINKELKGDKVQGNFRFRIGNEKDLQGKEAIAGITAALLKSGTKTRTKEQIQDDLDQMKSSVYTYVYGQNLIIGINTYKQYYPKVMAIVQDILTNSTFPENELGKTITEINTQLEGQLKDPQAIASNELQRLASPYPKTSIFYVASLQEQIDENKKVTKAQVTDFYQNMMGASDGVGTLIGAIDPKLASSELEKTFGKFTAKSKFVEVKPTFFETKKQDKNIITPDKENAVALGTSSFKMTQEHTDYPALVMANEILGSGGFLSARLPMRLREKEGISYGVGSYLSVPVSNDVASWNYYAYLNPTKRNAVEAAIKEEVSKALASGFTQAELDSNKKSYANERTTSLGSDGTLINLENTKLLFGVPLERFDEQNLKIQNLKLSEVNAALKKYLSENNIISIFAGDFNKK, encoded by the coding sequence ATGAAAAACTTAGTATTTGGGGCGGCAGTCCTATTTTTTACAGGAAGTATCAGTCCTGTTTTTTCTCAAAATGCTGATGCTCCGAAATTTATCGGTAATACGGAAGGAGTTAAAGAATATACCATTAATAACGGAATGAAGATTCTTTTAATTCCTGATCCTTCGCAAAGCAATATGGTTGTGAATATTGTGTACAATGTAGGATCGAAAGATGAGGGCTATGGTGAAAAAGGGATGGCACATTTACTTGAGCATATGTTGTTCAAGAGTACCAAGAACCTTGGAGATATTAAAAAGCAGCTTTCCGATAAAGGAGGCCAGGCCAACGGGACCACTTGGTATGACAGGACCAATTATTACGAAATTTTCCCTTCCAGTGAGGAAAACCTGAAATGGTCATTACAAATGGAAGCGGATAGAATGATCAATGCTACCATCTTACAAACTGATTTGGATAAAGAATTTTCAGTAGTAAGAAATGAATTTGAAATTGGAGAGAATAATCCTACAAGAGTTATGATACAGAATGTATTTTCCAATGGATATGTTTGGCATAACTATGGAAACAGCACTATAGGAAGCAAGGAAGATATTGAACGTGTAAAAGCGCCTACTTTACGAAAGTTCTATGAAAAATATTATCAGCCGGATAATGCAACTCTTATTGTTGCCGGAAAGTTTGATGAGAAAAATGCATTAAAATACATTTCAGATTATTTTTCTATTATCAAGAAGCCTACTCGTGAACTGGGCGGAACGTATACAGTAGAGCCTGCTCAAAATGGAGAGAAATACTTTGAGATAAAAAGAAATAATGATCAGCAAATCATAGCTGCAGGTTATCATACATCAGCGTATGCGGATAAAGATTTTGCAGCCTTATCAGCACTTTGTGAAATTCTGACTTCCGATCCTTCAGGATATTTATACAAGAATTTGGTAGAAGCTAAGAAGGTTTCTTCTATCTGGACATTCAGGCCTTCCTTAAGAGATCCCGGAATGATCTATTTTAATTTTGATGTTCCAAAAGATAAAAATCTTGATGAAACCACGAAACTTGTAAGAACGGAATTAGATAGAATTTCATTGATCCAGTTTACGGAAGATGATCTTAAAAGAGCCAAATCAAAATTGGTTAAAGAAATAGAAGATCAGAAAAATAACACCATCAATTTTGCGATCAATCTTACGGAAATTATCGGAGCCGGAAATTACAAATTGAACTTCCTTTACCGGGATAATGTTGAGAACCTAAAACTGGAAGATATCAATAAGGTAGCTAAAAAGTATTTTATAAATAATAACCGTACAATGGGTGTTTTCCGCCCTTCTCCAAATGAAGAAAGAGTTTTCCCAACAGAATTTAGGGATAATCAGATTGCGGATCTGGTAAAAGATTATAAAGGAAGAGCTTTAGAAAAAGAGCCTGCACCTTTTGAAGCTTCAATTGCCAATGTTAAAAAGAATCTTACCGAAGGAAAGCTTTCCAATGGGATGAAATATGGACTTATCAACAAAGAGCTCAAGGGAGATAAAGTTCAGGGGAATTTCCGTTTCAGAATTGGAAATGAAAAAGACCTTCAAGGTAAAGAAGCTATTGCAGGCATTACTGCTGCTTTATTGAAATCCGGAACTAAAACCAGAACAAAAGAGCAGATACAGGATGATTTGGATCAAATGAAATCATCTGTTTATACCTATGTTTATGGACAAAATTTAATTATTGGCATCAATACTTATAAACAATATTATCCGAAGGTAATGGCCATTGTACAGGATATATTGACGAATTCAACTTTCCCTGAAAATGAGCTTGGTAAAACCATCACTGAAATCAATACACAGCTGGAAGGACAGCTAAAAGATCCACAGGCTATAGCAAGTAATGAGCTACAAAGACTGGCGTCTCCATATCCGAAGACAAGTATTTTTTATGTTGCTTCCTTACAGGAACAAATTGATGAAAATAAAAAAGTGACCAAGGCTCAGGTGACAGATTTCTATCAGAATATGATGGGCGCATCAGATGGTGTTGGAACTTTGATAGGTGCTATTGATCCAAAGCTAGCTTCATCAGAACTAGAAAAGACATTTGGAAAGTTTACCGCCAAATCAAAATTTGTTGAGGTAAAACCTACATTCTTTGAAACAAAAAAACAGGACAAAAACATCATAACCCCAGACAAAGAAAATGCAGTTGCCCTGGGAACTTCAAGTTTCAAAATGACACAGGAGCATACAGATTATCCAGCTTTAGTAATGGCTAACGAAATTTTAGGAAGTGGAGGATTCCTTTCTGCCAGATTACCGATGAGGCTACGGGAAAAAGAAGGGATTTCTTATGGTGTAGGTTCCTATCTCAGTGTTCCTGTTTCGAATGATGTAGCTTCGTGGAATTACTATGCCTATTTGAACCCAACGAAAAGAAATGCTGTAGAAGCGGCTATAAAAGAAGAGGTAAGTAAGGCACTTGCTTCTGGATTTACACAGGCAGAATTAGATTCTAACAAGAAAAGTTATGCCAATGAAAGAACAACAAGTTTAGGATCAGATGGCACTCTTATTAATCTTGAGAATACAAAACTTCTTTTTGGTGTTCCATTGGAAAGATTTGATGAACAGAATTTAAAAATTCAGAATCTAAAATTATCTGAAGTAAATGCTGCTTTGAAAAAGTATCTTTCTGAAAATAATATTATCTCTATTTTCGCTGGAGATTTTAATAAGAAATAA
- a CDS encoding Dph6-related ATP pyrophosphatase: MKKPKALFNWSSGKDSALALYKTLKENKFDIAYLLTSINEEYQRISMHGVHVSLLEQQASSIGFPLIKMEIPKEPSMEQYRDIMNKTMSELKSQGITYSIFGDIFLEDLRKYREDQLKAIDMEAVFPLWKKDTTNLIHEFLDLGFKTIVTCVNETYLDKSFAGRIIDEQFIADLPQNVDPCGENGEFHTFTFDGPLFKNPIKFEVGEIVKKTYPKPKTDNNESNGDYVFWFCDLISK, encoded by the coding sequence ATGAAAAAACCAAAAGCCCTATTTAACTGGAGCAGTGGAAAAGATTCCGCACTTGCATTGTATAAAACTTTAAAAGAAAACAAGTTTGATATAGCTTATTTACTTACCAGCATCAATGAAGAATATCAGCGGATCTCTATGCATGGTGTTCATGTTTCTCTTTTAGAACAGCAAGCATCCAGCATCGGGTTTCCTTTAATTAAAATGGAAATTCCCAAAGAACCTTCTATGGAACAGTATCGGGATATTATGAATAAAACAATGTCTGAACTAAAGTCCCAAGGCATAACGTATTCCATTTTTGGAGATATCTTTCTGGAAGATTTAAGAAAATACCGTGAAGACCAACTTAAAGCTATTGATATGGAAGCAGTCTTCCCACTTTGGAAAAAAGATACCACGAACCTCATCCACGAATTTTTAGATCTGGGTTTTAAAACAATTGTTACCTGTGTGAATGAAACCTATTTAGATAAAAGCTTTGCCGGAAGAATTATTGATGAACAGTTTATTGCCGACTTACCACAGAATGTTGATCCTTGTGGAGAAAATGGCGAATTTCATACGTTTACTTTTGATGGCCCATTATTCAAAAATCCTATTAAATTTGAGGTTGGAGAGATTGTGAAGAAAACGTATCCAAAGCCAAAAACTGATAATAATGAGAGTAACGGTGATTATGTTTTCTGGTTCTGTGACCTGATCTCAAAATAA